From Chrysemys picta bellii isolate R12L10 chromosome 1, ASM1138683v2, whole genome shotgun sequence:
GAGTGCAATGGGAAGATTGGTAGCGTGAGGCAGTGGATGGTGTGGGGCACAGTGAGGAGGTTGGTAGCATGGGGCAGTGGGTGGTGTGGGATGCAGAGGGGAGGTTGGTAGCGCGGGGCGGTGGGTGGTACAGGGTGGTGGGGAGGTCGGCAGCACAGGGTGGTGGGTGGTGCGGGGCACAGTGAGGAGGTCAGTAGCGCGGGGTGGTGGGTGGTGCGGGGCgcgatggggaggtgggtagagCAGGGTGGTGGGTGgtgcagggcggggtggggaggtcggcagcacagggcagtgggtGGTGCAGCACGCTGAGGAGGTCGGTAGCACTCGGTGGTGGGTGGTGTGGGGCGTGGTGGGGAGATGGATAGTGTGGGGCAGTGAGTGGTGCGGGGTGCGGTGAGGAGGTCAGTAGCGCGGGGTGGTGGGTTGCGCGGGGCGCGGCGGGGAGGTTGGTAGCGCAGGGCATTGGGTGGTGCAGGGTGGTGAGAAGGTTGGTAGCATGGGGTAGTGGGTGGTGCAGGGCGGTGGTGGTGCGGGGCATGTGAGGAGGTCAGTAGCGCAGGGCGGTGGGTGGTGCGGGACGCGGCAGGGAGGTGGGTAGCGCAGGGCGATGGGGAGGTTGGCAGTGAGGCGCGGTGGGTGGTGCAGCGTGCGGTGAGGGGGTTGGGCGGTCAGTGGGTGGCGGTTGGGCCACGTGGGGAGCAGGGGAGTcaggccgtgcctgcagacgttGTTTTGGTCCTAGCCGTGGTTCAAGGCCACGCGGAGCGGGAATCCCAGGGCGGGATCTGAGCCCCggactgctctgccccagcccctgcgtGGCTCTCAGGCAGAGACGGACCCACAGTCTTGGACTGgagcagtgttttccccaggaattgaaattagggagGACGTTGGaatattcgggggggggggggggtgagagctgaGGGTGGCGACCGTGAGGGTGAAGCTGGGCTGTATGGCaacatagtaaaaactgaaaaacgtTTCACGACtgttttattagatttaactcatgttttaaaataaaaaattaaagttggctactgaAGCCTATTATGAAGCacgacatctacatccttcttggtttcttgttgtaaTTTTGCACTCTTCTTGTGTGTCCAttacttccagtccttcatgatatgctcatgatcagtcagaaggtgacttctttcagaacacaaaattctattcaatgaggaaaaagaatgctcaactgtagctgttgtgactgggagtagcaagagatgaattcctacttctttcatcccaggaaacatagcataaaAATTGGGTTGAACTACCAGTGATGATGaagaagttgaagttaaatcttcattcgtttgttgtatgatattccactctgtgttcaaaattctctattctgtcctgatcacatagCAGTCCTATTGCTGGAAGTCCACTCAACTGTaggtgttttataagacaggcatctgtaaaaacTACGtggaggttgagtagaatccagaaatcgctattgtagatttgtaagaatcaaatctgtgtactttttcagctggcttaacaaacacttcttgtcctcttcacttaaggagtcaatataagtactttcattagtcaacttctggactgaagtctttgcttcttccagtacattttcaatggatatctctgattgatccaagggtagacaaagatctactactgttgtagcagatgcctggatgacatTGTTTAATGATTCAAGTGGTTTCAATAGTAGACTTACAAGAGGGAGAATGGTGATAGTCTTCTCTGAAATTAGTAAcaaaagtagtccaccagcctcactacttagatctgtcctatcttggtagatactttccaaagccagtaataacagctagagtaattttaagacaacagccaagaatCGCTCTtgagaaagccagcaggttttcccacgttggactaatttgaacttcaatcCCAGTGTTTGggataaataaatattttatttgtttccaAGGCATTCAATCCTTTTTgactcttgctgaaaaagagTATAAAAAGCTGTTTATGAGAGTATAAAAGAGTATAAAAaagcctctgcagtgtgtataggagagattagggttgcACTTTTCTCAGAGCAAAGCTTGTGCTCcactatgtcttccagagaagtttgtagctccatcaaatgcataagcagccatctgtttatggttcaatttacaagcatttaactcttctaaggcctggtctacactaggcgtttatgtcgaagttagcaccgttacatcgaattaaccctgcacccgtccacactgcgaagctatttagttcgacatggaggtctcttaaattcgacttctgtactcctccccaacaaggggagtagcgctaaattcgacatggccatgtcgaattaggctaggtgtggatggaaatcgacgctaatagctccgggagctatcccacagtgcaccactctgttgacgctctggacagcagtccgagctcggatgctctgaccagccacacaggaaaagccccgggaaaatttgaattccttttcctgtctggccagtttgaatctcatttcctgtttggacatcgtggcgagctcagcagcactggcaacgatgcagagctctccagcagagatggccgtgcaatctcagaatagaaagagggccccagcatggactgatcgggaagtcttggatctgatcgctgtgtggggcgatgagtccgtgctttccgagctgcgctccaaaagacggaatgcaaagatctacgagaagatctctaaagccatggcagagagaggatacagccgggatgcaacgcagtgccgcgtgaaaatcaaggagctgagacaaggctaccagaagaccaaagaggcaaacggacgctccggatcccagccccagacatcccgtttctacgaggcactgcattccatcctaggtgcggccgccaccactaccccaccactgaccgtggactctaaggatgggatattgtccacggccggttcctcggacatgttagcggacggggaagatgaggaaggagatgaggaggacgaggcagtcgacagcgcttacaacgctgatttccccgacagccaggatctcttcatcacccttacagagatcccctaccaaccgtccccagccgttaacccggacacagaatctggggaaggatcagccagtaagtgttttaaacatctaaacatttatttttaacagaacaggaatattaagaataacaacaatgggtttctcatgattagtttgccctaggcgcttaacgtttcagtcctgggcagtgcaactattgaaaaaaaatctaacaatgtccggtttagcatgattgttctgcccaagccgctctactgtttagtccctgccagtgcagctacagtaaaatgcggtctatatgtccggggatagagcagaaatcctcctgggacatctcgatgaagctctcctggaggtaattgcaaagcctttgcatcaggttcctggggagagcggccttattgggtcctccgtggtatgaaacgtttccgcgccaggagacaatcaagtactctgggatcattgccctgcagagcatggcggcatacggccctggtctttggaggctttcccgaagcattctttctttatcagtgtctgagatcctcatcagggtgatgtcactcatggtgacctgctttgaattaggtaggggaatgttagtactgggactgcttgcccgttcctttacagaactgtaaccgccagtttgcagccacgcggtggaggcgggagaggggcagcatacagggatctttccctgggacagccgcaagggggtgggacaggggcagagttcctgcttgccggattgctggcagcagggactggcattgctttcaatgtgaaaggaggccagtgctactattaaagttttaagcagccacaagtcaacggcttaccatgtctgcctgctacacaaattccggtgtcctgccccgcttctcagatctgcagtgcaagaccccaggcactgaatgcgaaggccgagaattcgaccttgtcctgagtgcgcatgtgataggtgctgtgcatggtcttgttcacagagaaagactatgttctttgttcacaactacatttatctttctgaggaatttactccctttttcccattcccacagccacatctgcgactgtctcacaacctagcctggcatcacactcccagaggctagcgcagattaggcgtaggaagaagaggacacgggaggacatgttctcggaacttatgggctgctcccgagcccaggcagcacagcagacccagtggagggagaacttgtcccaaatgcaccgatcacacatggaacgggaggagaggtggcggcaggaagaccagcaggcgactcaaacgctgcttggactaatgagggagcaaacggacacgctccggcgccttgtggatgttctgcaggaacggaggcaggaggacagagccccgctgcagtctgtaaccgccctcccccgccaccaagtcccatacccccctcacccaaagtccaaagaaggaggggcggcagagtccgtgcaaactctcactccacccctgcagactgctctagtagtagaaggctctcattccccaaaatttgacaagtcctttccttcccgcctcacacaagcccccgtccaagtttcaccccccagtttcatgtgtagttgctaataaaaaatatgtttctgttaattactgtttccatcatgttcttttggaggagagtctgtctgaagggggggaagggggttggtaattggacaggacagtcacctttagcagggtacataggcaggggcaggtccagcagcagggcacatacacagtgcagtcactagttaccctggtcagtctgggaggtggttttcatgttctgtggtggggggtgggttgctctgtgactttgtggcgggggagggcagttacagatcttatgcagcggtccttatcctggatcacagagccacgcagcaggggatctgtaaccgtcctccccctgccacaaagtcacatagcccccccatacacacagtcccgatcaggaggggtaacaggctccgttgaaacaaccagtccaccactgcggagcctgtcattcctggagtttagaagcgtcatttgcgtcactacactatacccgctccccaccacagtctgcgtcccaggtttaaaacattcccgcgaaaacagtaataaagaaaatggtgttcattaacaaagtagaagtgattttatttctaaacgtgtgttggaagggggtgaagggggtatgtaactggagaggatagtcaacattaactgggtaaagaaacgggggcaggttcagcttctctgtacacaaactttaaagtcacaggttaccctgctcactcaggaacctagctttcaaagcctcccggatgcacagcgcatcccgctgggctcttctaatcacccggctgtctggctgggcgtaatcagaagccaggctatttgcctcaacctcccaccccgccataaaggtctcccccttgctctcacagagattgtggagcacacagcaagctgctataacaatggggatattggtttcgctgagatcacagcgagtcagtaagcttctccatctccccttgagatggccaaaagcacacttcaccaccattctgcacttgctcagccggtagttgaagagttctttttcagtgtccagggcgccagtatagggcttcatgagccagggcattagcgggtaggctgggtccccgaggatgactataggcatctccacatccccaagagttattttgtggtccgggaagtaaataccttcctgcagccgtctaaacagaccagagttcctgaaaacgcgagcgtcatgaaccttgcccggccatccgacgttgatgtttgtaaaacgtcccctatggtccaccagtgcttgcagcaccattgaaaagtagccctttcggttgatgtactggctggcctggtggtccggtcccaggatagggatgtgagttccatctatagccccaccgcagtttgggaatcccatcgcggcgaagccatctatgatcacctccatgtttcccagggtcactacctttgacagcagtacatcaacgattgccttggctacttgcatcacagc
This genomic window contains:
- the LOC135974973 gene encoding myb/SANT-like DNA-binding domain-containing protein 1, which produces MQSSPAEMAVQSQNRKRAPAWTDREVLDLIAVWGDESVLSELRSKRRNAKIYEKISKAMAERGYSRDATQCRVKIKELRQGYQKTKEANGRSGSQPQTSRFYEALHSILGAAATTTPPLTVDSKDGILSTAGSSDMLADGEDEEGDEEDEAVDSAYNADFPDSQDLFITLTEIPYQPSPAVNPDTESGEGSATTSATVSQPSLASHSQRLAQIRRRKKRTREDMFSELMGCSRAQAAQQTQWRENLSQMHRSHMEREERWRQEDQQATQTLLGLMREQTDTLRRLVDVLQERRQEDRAPLQSVTALPRHQVPYPPHPKSKEGGAAESVQTLTPPLQTALVVEGSHSPKFDKSFPSRLTQAPVQVSPPSFMCSC